The following are encoded together in the Microscilla marina ATCC 23134 genome:
- a CDS encoding tail fiber domain-containing protein has product MNFQTLFNNTTTNRDNLKPAFNVGEIPTQQHFYDLIEGLFLHGNTMYKAENSGLAIQAGTDTDKTALLLYTDATSEPAWQLGVANGFELKDSAGNTQWMVTNDGKVGIGTTSPGDVLSLGANQLNFAPYADIGTFTEAAIIKALGDLVIDFDNNTNDTSGVFAITHDNGASEVFRINQEGKVGIGTTSPTTRLDITQEAPGIALNVETTTYAGVSGYTGISLKAKDENDIVNEWVLYNSISNSTESYNGIGFFDPAVSSYRLFINKSDGNVGIGTTNPAASLDILAPAVGGNEDILKMKVTDAPSDYLKFGNITAAAGQFMPSIMAHHDTDNREALFVIGSISPSSNNGTNAIMYFEARTEGAPYTVPESSTRPLFAWGSYNAKKMVMMANGNVGIGTTSPQHRLDIDSNTNEILRLDGLYASGNAPATKVSFGGAGTRYGAVWWVPGLNEFQFTQSTNNWFGGAGYYASIRGNAIYSNSTQLTSDIRFKKDIMPITHEVIAKLGQLQGNTYQWRTEEFKNRDFAEGTQLGFIAQEMQEVYPELVNEDHQGDLSINYTGLIPVLTEALKDLNNKSEEAAKDLNNKNEALEARVMHLEKLVLKANMEA; this is encoded by the coding sequence ATGAACTTTCAGACATTATTTAATAATACCACCACCAATCGGGACAATCTTAAGCCCGCCTTTAATGTGGGCGAAATACCGACCCAACAACATTTTTATGACCTGATTGAAGGCTTATTTTTGCACGGCAATACCATGTACAAAGCCGAAAACAGTGGTTTGGCGATTCAGGCAGGCACTGATACCGACAAAACCGCCCTGCTGCTATACACCGATGCCACCTCTGAACCCGCCTGGCAACTAGGTGTTGCCAATGGTTTTGAGTTGAAAGACAGTGCGGGCAATACCCAGTGGATGGTGACGAATGATGGTAAGGTAGGCATCGGTACTACCAGCCCTGGTGATGTACTATCTCTTGGAGCAAATCAACTCAATTTTGCTCCCTATGCAGACATAGGGACTTTTACGGAGGCTGCTATCATTAAAGCATTGGGCGACTTGGTCATCGATTTTGACAATAATACCAACGATACCAGTGGCGTTTTTGCCATTACCCATGACAATGGTGCCTCAGAAGTTTTCAGGATAAATCAAGAGGGTAAGGTAGGCATTGGTACTACCAGCCCAACCACAAGACTGGACATAACACAAGAAGCCCCAGGGATAGCCTTGAATGTAGAGACTACTACATACGCTGGCGTATCAGGTTATACAGGTATATCTTTGAAAGCTAAAGATGAGAATGACATTGTAAATGAATGGGTTCTCTATAACTCCATTTCTAATAGTACTGAATCATACAATGGCATTGGCTTTTTTGATCCTGCTGTTTCATCATATCGCCTGTTTATTAATAAAAGCGATGGCAATGTAGGCATTGGTACTACCAACCCTGCGGCATCTCTGGATATTTTGGCGCCTGCAGTGGGAGGGAATGAAGATATATTAAAAATGAAAGTGACTGATGCCCCTAGCGATTACCTCAAGTTTGGTAATATTACTGCTGCTGCTGGGCAGTTTATGCCTAGTATTATGGCGCACCATGATACAGACAATCGAGAAGCCTTGTTTGTGATTGGCTCTATTAGCCCCAGTTCCAATAATGGCACCAATGCTATTATGTACTTTGAGGCAAGAACTGAAGGTGCTCCTTATACTGTGCCTGAGTCCTCTACCCGCCCTCTGTTTGCTTGGGGAAGTTATAATGCAAAAAAGATGGTGATGATGGCAAATGGTAACGTAGGCATTGGTACTACCAGTCCTCAGCATAGGCTAGACATTGATTCTAATACCAATGAAATTTTACGCTTAGATGGCTTGTACGCAAGTGGTAATGCCCCCGCTACAAAGGTGTCGTTTGGTGGGGCAGGAACCAGGTATGGTGCTGTATGGTGGGTACCCGGGCTTAATGAGTTTCAGTTTACGCAGTCAACCAATAACTGGTTTGGAGGTGCTGGTTATTATGCTAGTATTAGAGGCAATGCTATATACTCCAACAGCACCCAATTAACCTCAGATATTCGATTCAAAAAAGATATTATGCCTATTACCCATGAGGTGATAGCCAAACTAGGTCAACTGCAAGGTAATACTTATCAATGGCGCACTGAAGAGTTTAAAAACAGAGACTTTGCGGAAGGAACGCAACTTGGTTTTATTGCCCAAGAGATGCAAGAAGTATACCCTGAGCTGGTCAATGAAGATCATCAGGGTGATTTGTCTATCAACTATACTGGGCTCATCCCGGTGTTGACCGAAGCACTCAAAGACTTAAACAATAAAAGCGAAGAAGCTGCCAAAGACTTAAATAATAAAAACGAGGCACTGGAGGCGCGGGTCATGCACCTGGAAAAATTGGTGTTGAAGGCAAATATGGAGGCTTAA
- a CDS encoding tail fiber domain-containing protein yields MNFQDFLINTTTARSGLKPSFNTGETPTQQNFHDLIDGLFLLQDDSVYKDANNGLAVRTGADDQALLFFDHESQDLTWSLEIKDGLHIKDKDGNARFSVLSDGKVGIGNITPSACLHVVSDAASLQDNTAQFYAPNIGESSSHIHWGATGDWYIRSAAPEGKVVIQDGGVGNVGIGTDGPGQKLDIKGKLRVSDQATNTENVDIYYQNADVNETLYSNSYPDQHERAVILRPNAYQDGAGAGGAGFQFWTQGITGGSHPNYEKGHIQAMVIRKNGNIGIGTASPGEKLNVYNGNIRLDNGFMRFDNTPSSPSGITGYCLVFYRDGSYYNYNTGFGKSSDKDVWFNVHEGSFKYTWAGYDRLTINLRSNTSAYYVIDAHGKIASSDGLVHSSDLRFKKDITPITSEAITKLGQLQGKTFQWRTEEFKEKNFSEGTKIGFIAQEMLNVYPELVNEGGDGYYSINYSGLIPILTEAVKDLNNKNEALEARVLHLEKLVLSANIEA; encoded by the coding sequence ATGAATTTTCAGGATTTTTTAATCAACACTACCACCGCCCGGAGCGGTTTGAAGCCCTCATTTAACACGGGCGAAACACCTACGCAGCAAAACTTCCATGATTTGATTGATGGTTTGTTTTTGCTACAGGACGACAGTGTATACAAAGACGCCAACAACGGCTTGGCGGTCAGAACGGGGGCGGACGACCAGGCATTGCTGTTTTTTGACCACGAGTCGCAAGACCTGACCTGGTCGCTGGAGATCAAAGACGGGTTGCACATCAAAGACAAAGACGGCAACGCGCGATTTTCGGTATTGAGCGATGGTAAGGTGGGCATTGGAAACATTACACCTTCAGCTTGCCTGCATGTGGTGTCTGATGCTGCTTCATTGCAAGACAATACTGCCCAGTTTTATGCACCAAATATTGGAGAATCTTCTAGCCATATTCATTGGGGCGCAACCGGTGATTGGTACATTCGCTCGGCAGCTCCTGAAGGAAAGGTGGTGATACAAGATGGTGGTGTTGGCAATGTAGGCATTGGTACCGATGGCCCTGGACAAAAGCTAGACATCAAAGGAAAACTGAGGGTGTCTGATCAAGCGACCAATACCGAGAACGTAGACATTTATTACCAAAACGCTGACGTAAATGAAACCTTATATAGCAATAGTTATCCCGATCAGCACGAGCGGGCGGTTATTTTAAGACCTAATGCTTACCAAGATGGGGCAGGAGCCGGTGGAGCAGGTTTTCAATTCTGGACTCAAGGCATTACTGGAGGAAGCCACCCTAACTATGAGAAAGGGCACATTCAGGCAATGGTGATTAGGAAAAACGGCAATATAGGCATTGGTACGGCTAGTCCTGGCGAAAAATTAAATGTATACAATGGTAATATCAGACTTGACAATGGTTTTATGAGGTTTGATAATACACCAAGTTCACCCAGTGGTATTACAGGCTACTGTTTGGTGTTTTACCGAGACGGTTCTTATTATAACTATAATACAGGATTTGGTAAGTCAAGCGATAAAGATGTATGGTTTAATGTACATGAAGGCTCTTTTAAATATACTTGGGCAGGTTATGATAGGCTTACTATTAATTTGAGATCAAATACCAGTGCATACTATGTGATAGATGCCCATGGCAAAATTGCTTCGTCAGATGGATTAGTACATTCCTCTGACCTCCGTTTCAAAAAAGACATTACACCTATTACCTCAGAGGCGATTACAAAACTAGGACAACTGCAAGGGAAAACCTTTCAATGGCGTACCGAAGAGTTCAAAGAAAAAAACTTTTCTGAAGGTACTAAAATAGGATTTATTGCGCAGGAAATGCTGAATGTATATCCTGAGTTGGTTAATGAAGGAGGGGATGGGTATTACTCAATAAACTATTCTGGCTTAATACCCATACTCACCGAAGCAGTCAAAGACCTAAATAATAAAAATGAAGCTTTGGAGGCGCGGGTGCTCCATCTGGAAAAATTGGTGCTGAGCGCAAATATAGAGGCTTAG
- a CDS encoding tail fiber domain-containing protein: protein MNFQTLLNNTTTKRDTLKLAFSVGEVPTQQHFYDMIEGLFLQDDTVYKDVNSGLAIQAGIDTDKTALLLYTEATSDPAWQLGIANGFELKDSAGNTQWMVTNDGNVGVGTNDPAGKKLFVQGDTRLSGSVEVWNDQVEGIENSWLYDLQLLNVQEVDNTFSRMMFNSYSSALAAIGANRVSEYQGDLHFQTRNGPGFLTTKMHIRHDGNVGIGTTNPVTKLHVQDGAMGTIPENALAVFESNQTRYLQLMIPATTYETGVLFGKGADYVNGGIIYDKDNAMHLRTGGNQTRVFVHSGGNVGIGTITPDSTLTIDGTLGFYRNGPSAVNVTVGYINYQDYLTIGTHSMADGIQFKTGATGSHTTKMWIANNGNVGIGTTSPSNTLHVAGSAFMNSLDIAKPRNVNGTSDGIAINPDNSLNYIELTYDYWGGSHGLLFNCYKNTNGGSLSNSNNLNHANSVGDYQSGAGAVVFDANGGNMYFLISGHSSGKDTPVNWDGSILTLQRGGNATFKGMVSANGSQLYSDARFKKDITPITTGLIAKLDQLQGNTYQWRNDEFTERNFVEGTQLGFIAQEMQEVFPELVSADSDGYLSINYTGLIPVLTEAHKQQQQNIEAQQAQIDSLVVRMVALENMLAAAKN, encoded by the coding sequence ATGAATTTTCAGACACTACTTAATAATACTACCACCAAACGGGACACTTTGAAGCTCGCCTTTAGTGTGGGGGAGGTTCCCACCCAACAACATTTTTATGACATGATCGAAGGTTTGTTTCTACAAGACGACACCGTGTATAAAGATGTCAACAGCGGTCTGGCGATTCAGGCAGGCATCGACACCGACAAAACCGCCCTGCTGTTATACACCGAGGCCACCTCTGACCCCGCCTGGCAACTAGGCATTGCCAATGGTTTTGAGTTGAAAGACAGTGCGGGCAATACCCAGTGGATGGTGACCAATGATGGCAACGTGGGGGTGGGTACGAATGACCCTGCAGGGAAAAAATTGTTTGTGCAAGGTGACACCAGGTTGAGCGGAAGTGTTGAAGTATGGAATGATCAGGTAGAAGGCATTGAAAATAGCTGGTTGTATGACCTGCAGTTGTTGAATGTACAAGAAGTAGACAATACTTTTTCTCGGATGATGTTCAACTCCTATAGCAGTGCATTGGCTGCCATTGGCGCCAATAGAGTGAGTGAATATCAAGGAGATTTGCATTTTCAAACCAGAAATGGGCCTGGTTTTCTTACTACTAAAATGCATATTCGACATGATGGCAACGTAGGCATTGGTACTACCAACCCTGTTACCAAACTACATGTGCAGGATGGTGCAATGGGTACCATTCCTGAAAACGCTTTGGCAGTTTTTGAGAGCAATCAAACCAGGTATTTGCAGCTTATGATACCTGCCACTACCTACGAAACAGGTGTATTGTTTGGCAAAGGAGCCGATTATGTAAATGGAGGCATTATATACGACAAAGACAACGCTATGCACTTGCGAACGGGGGGGAATCAAACTCGGGTTTTTGTACATTCAGGTGGCAACGTAGGCATTGGTACTATCACTCCAGATAGTACACTGACGATAGATGGAACACTAGGTTTTTATAGAAATGGACCGTCTGCTGTTAATGTCACAGTAGGGTATATCAACTACCAAGATTACCTAACCATAGGCACCCATAGTATGGCAGATGGTATCCAGTTTAAAACTGGTGCTACGGGAAGCCATACCACAAAAATGTGGATTGCTAATAATGGCAACGTAGGTATTGGTACTACCAGCCCCTCAAATACGTTGCATGTTGCTGGTAGTGCATTTATGAACTCTTTGGATATTGCTAAACCTAGAAACGTTAATGGTACAAGTGACGGAATTGCAATTAACCCAGATAATAGTTTGAACTATATAGAGCTAACTTATGATTATTGGGGGGGAAGTCACGGATTGTTGTTTAACTGTTATAAGAATACAAATGGTGGTAGTTTATCTAATAGTAATAATTTAAACCATGCAAATAGTGTTGGTGATTATCAGTCAGGCGCAGGTGCGGTGGTTTTTGACGCTAACGGTGGTAATATGTACTTTTTAATTTCAGGTCATTCATCAGGCAAAGATACTCCTGTAAACTGGGATGGTAGTATTTTGACATTGCAAAGGGGGGGCAACGCTACCTTTAAAGGAATGGTGTCTGCCAATGGAAGTCAATTATACTCAGATGCCCGCTTTAAGAAAGACATTACTCCAATAACTACTGGTTTAATTGCTAAGTTGGATCAGTTGCAAGGTAATACTTATCAATGGCGAAACGACGAGTTTACAGAAAGAAATTTTGTTGAAGGCACACAGCTTGGTTTTATTGCCCAAGAGATGCAAGAAGTTTTTCCTGAATTGGTGAGTGCAGACTCTGACGGCTATTTGTCTATCAACTATACTGGGCTCATCCCGGTATTGACCGAAGCCCACAAACAACAGCAACAAAACATAGAAGCGCAACAAGCCCAAATAGACAGTTTGGTGGTGCGTATGGTAGCACTTGAAAATATGTTGGCAGCGGCTAAAAACTAG
- a CDS encoding baseplate J/gp47 family protein yields MSENQELYYRDGTSQLQRTQAALDKDYVRIEERTIEDWLKFAEKYAEGLNFYAANNEIQGNWSGFLSGNVSKEEMMAYLKDPASLADQPSKQEWMSRPHFVLLLTFLQLLDQHLKPALNHILPRHLDYYYHEVLQFVQKPAQPDRVYLMFELAKNYANDRFLLAENTELLAGKDSTGKDLIYKTGQRLMINRAKVAQIKSTFINREVKQPDSYQLPGGFYQMLKLALGQVTTGNDVTLKPGADLPVPGILGFASAPTDQTAAAFFAKVKTALAFANDELHLSFADLRLLMHLKQNRDNDSHQWAQINQELANMKNGGAYTSKDFVANFTAATGHSPLDDTVYQVVQSVNSVYDLYQELNLATTGQYDLFKTLQEPLENQGYADINRVRNLRTFINDNFYSGSSDDNVANQNFNNFHQMMQVRIEVYDEWLEIQERLNNIADLSNEADFEDIELPNFDQLLESKYGSMPNFAMVDASITTLDNYFDTLTSLEQYFALFMEEIQQLLESALVKRDQQTVTDLLYKAHQQKRTVIRQKELAALDKTSDTLFKAAFGQPNPGDDYPMLPAGSSTLEDLLPLLEADPPDETAQRYVTNVLKLTTKDFKFIIALCTQHSGGFVAPAWQWNKAHRLLAEAEAKIRGGVLATGPVITQLNGLYAFEDATVATTGDQDETFDRWRTFGRVEADKLTQLGIAIHSPVLALSGGERSIELSLELNPNLTPAQEQAIQAIDLEDNPFGAELTTGKGWQTVTGFASITFTTSSAADPDTGNPIYTKILKIVCTLTSDFDPVQALSPDAEGYLAPEPALRLLVGQPGLELGELTAHDLFSRVLLKKIDLKVMVQNLVPSHIRNDVATLQAKEAFAPFGTTPVAKSNFYFTHPELMFKQLDTVALQLNWLGMPGNWNAYYNHYSNRDAANIKATLDLYDQGVKRRFSINDATEDFELLNSTGVDLSLDASIESTRPFGYTPLAATPATNDLFAHPRYFVLQLGNVDFGHSEYPVLAASKSTQLAIDLQGSGTVVATDYQVNAPYTPELQNFSIHYTASVSIGEEEAAASTNPATMLHLHPFGHATVGQEQVKEITFLPSYTQEGYLYLGIKDLDPPYDLSLLFRMAEGSANPDLAPPNIDWRYLVNDEWKILTQQGRIITDDSNGLLNSGIIKLRIPAEANDVHQLMPTGYYWLRASVRNHSKGLSDAIGIHAQAVEAVFENRQNDPQHLQTPLPAHSIQRTYLPQAEIKGVSQPYGSFGGQTIESLGRLNTRISERLRHKNRAVNIWDYERLVLEAFSEVYKAKCLPGELLNDGTPGEVRLIVVPNIGGIRPYDPFKPKLSGDVLQAIEGYLKQRMSAPANVTVRNPVYHELKIFMQVVFYEEYQADNKYYLEILHQVLQEYLAPWAFDTGADIALGGKLYPNLIVDFVERLEYVDYINNFSMTYNDGEHILPVTPEEMQTGLIAQQADVVWVSAREHRLSAIGNVGAKGTGVGYMMVSNDFTVA; encoded by the coding sequence ATGTCTGAGAACCAAGAATTATATTATCGTGACGGTACCAGTCAGTTGCAACGAACGCAGGCAGCGTTGGACAAAGACTATGTGCGCATAGAAGAACGGACTATAGAAGACTGGCTCAAATTTGCTGAGAAGTACGCCGAAGGGCTTAATTTCTATGCTGCCAACAATGAAATACAGGGCAACTGGAGTGGTTTTTTGAGCGGCAATGTCAGCAAAGAAGAAATGATGGCTTACCTGAAAGACCCTGCGAGCCTTGCCGACCAACCCAGTAAGCAAGAGTGGATGTCGCGCCCGCATTTTGTGTTGTTGCTTACCTTTTTGCAACTGTTAGACCAACACCTTAAGCCCGCCCTCAATCACATACTGCCGCGCCACCTGGACTACTACTACCACGAGGTACTACAGTTTGTTCAAAAACCCGCCCAACCCGACCGGGTATACCTGATGTTTGAACTGGCAAAGAACTATGCCAATGACCGCTTTTTGTTGGCAGAAAACACTGAACTACTGGCGGGTAAGGATAGCACTGGCAAAGACTTGATTTATAAGACTGGGCAAAGGCTGATGATCAACCGTGCCAAGGTGGCGCAAATAAAGAGCACATTTATCAATCGGGAGGTAAAACAGCCCGATAGTTACCAACTACCAGGAGGCTTTTATCAAATGCTAAAGCTTGCCCTGGGGCAGGTAACCACTGGCAACGATGTAACGCTGAAACCTGGAGCCGACTTGCCCGTGCCCGGAATATTGGGGTTTGCCAGTGCGCCTACCGACCAGACCGCTGCAGCCTTTTTTGCCAAAGTAAAAACCGCCCTGGCTTTTGCCAATGATGAACTGCACCTGTCGTTTGCTGACCTGCGTTTGTTGATGCACCTCAAGCAAAACCGTGACAATGACAGCCACCAATGGGCACAAATCAATCAGGAGCTCGCAAATATGAAAAATGGAGGTGCCTACACCTCCAAAGACTTCGTGGCAAACTTTACCGCTGCTACCGGGCATTCGCCCTTAGACGATACGGTGTACCAGGTAGTACAAAGTGTAAACAGTGTGTATGACCTTTACCAGGAACTCAACCTGGCCACTACCGGGCAATATGACTTGTTTAAAACTTTGCAAGAACCCTTGGAAAACCAGGGGTATGCCGACATTAACCGGGTGAGAAACCTGCGCACCTTTATCAATGATAATTTTTATAGCGGGAGCAGTGATGATAATGTAGCCAACCAAAACTTCAATAATTTTCATCAGATGATGCAGGTGCGGATTGAAGTATACGACGAATGGCTTGAGATACAAGAAAGGCTCAATAACATTGCTGACCTAAGCAATGAAGCCGATTTTGAGGACATCGAGTTACCCAATTTTGACCAATTGTTGGAAAGCAAGTATGGCAGTATGCCTAACTTTGCTATGGTAGATGCCAGTATTACTACCCTGGACAACTACTTTGATACGTTGACCAGCCTTGAGCAGTATTTTGCCTTATTTATGGAAGAAATTCAGCAGTTGCTGGAGAGTGCCCTGGTAAAACGAGACCAACAAACGGTGACAGATTTACTCTACAAGGCACACCAACAAAAAAGAACGGTCATTAGACAAAAAGAACTGGCAGCACTTGATAAAACCTCTGACACGCTGTTTAAAGCAGCATTTGGGCAACCCAACCCTGGCGACGATTATCCCATGTTGCCTGCCGGTAGCAGCACGCTCGAAGATTTATTGCCACTGCTGGAGGCTGACCCACCCGACGAAACCGCCCAAAGGTATGTAACCAATGTACTTAAGCTGACTACCAAAGATTTTAAATTTATCATTGCCCTTTGTACACAACACAGTGGGGGCTTTGTGGCACCTGCCTGGCAATGGAACAAAGCTCATCGTTTATTGGCAGAAGCCGAAGCCAAAATCAGGGGAGGAGTCCTTGCCACTGGCCCGGTGATTACTCAACTAAACGGCTTGTATGCCTTTGAAGATGCCACCGTAGCTACTACAGGAGACCAGGACGAAACATTTGATCGGTGGCGTACTTTTGGCAGAGTAGAAGCTGACAAACTTACCCAATTGGGCATCGCCATCCATTCGCCCGTGTTGGCACTTTCGGGAGGGGAACGCTCCATTGAGCTTAGTCTGGAGCTCAACCCCAACCTGACCCCGGCTCAAGAGCAGGCAATACAAGCGATTGACTTGGAGGATAACCCTTTTGGGGCAGAACTAACCACCGGGAAGGGTTGGCAGACCGTCACTGGTTTTGCCTCTATTACTTTTACTACTTCCTCGGCAGCAGATCCTGACACGGGCAACCCGATTTATACCAAAATACTCAAAATCGTGTGTACCCTTACCAGCGACTTTGACCCGGTACAAGCACTGAGCCCCGATGCTGAAGGCTACCTCGCCCCCGAACCTGCTTTACGCTTATTGGTAGGGCAACCAGGGCTGGAACTGGGCGAACTCACCGCCCACGACTTGTTTAGTCGGGTATTGCTCAAAAAAATAGACCTCAAAGTAATGGTACAAAACCTGGTACCCTCGCACATACGCAACGATGTAGCCACCTTGCAGGCAAAAGAAGCCTTTGCCCCCTTTGGTACCACTCCTGTGGCAAAATCTAACTTCTATTTTACCCACCCCGAGTTGATGTTCAAGCAGTTGGACACCGTAGCGTTGCAGTTGAATTGGTTGGGGATGCCCGGGAACTGGAACGCTTACTATAACCATTATAGTAACCGGGACGCAGCTAATATAAAAGCCACCTTAGACTTGTACGACCAGGGAGTGAAACGGCGTTTTTCGATCAATGATGCCACCGAAGACTTTGAACTCTTGAATAGTACTGGCGTTGATTTATCGCTGGATGCTTCCATTGAGAGTACCAGGCCTTTTGGGTATACACCATTGGCTGCCACTCCAGCAACCAACGATTTGTTTGCCCACCCACGTTACTTTGTGCTGCAACTGGGCAACGTAGACTTTGGACACAGCGAATACCCGGTGCTTGCGGCTTCCAAATCGACCCAGCTGGCTATAGACCTGCAAGGCTCTGGCACTGTCGTGGCAACAGATTACCAGGTAAATGCCCCTTATACTCCCGAACTACAAAACTTTAGCATTCATTATACCGCCAGCGTAAGCATAGGCGAAGAGGAAGCGGCTGCCTCAACTAACCCAGCGACCATGTTGCATTTGCATCCTTTTGGACACGCAACTGTAGGGCAGGAGCAGGTTAAAGAAATTACATTTTTACCCTCCTATACCCAAGAAGGCTACCTTTACCTGGGCATCAAAGACCTGGACCCTCCCTATGACCTCAGCTTGTTGTTTAGAATGGCAGAAGGCAGCGCCAACCCTGACCTTGCCCCGCCTAACATAGACTGGCGCTACCTGGTAAATGATGAGTGGAAAATACTGACCCAACAAGGGCGCATTATTACCGATGACAGCAATGGCTTGCTCAATAGCGGGATTATCAAACTCAGGATTCCGGCAGAAGCCAACGATGTACACCAGCTAATGCCCACGGGCTACTACTGGCTCCGGGCAAGCGTGCGCAACCATAGCAAAGGGCTCAGCGATGCCATTGGCATTCATGCCCAGGCAGTAGAGGCAGTGTTTGAGAACCGCCAAAACGACCCGCAACACCTCCAAACCCCCTTGCCTGCCCACAGTATCCAGCGTACCTACCTGCCCCAAGCTGAAATTAAGGGCGTAAGTCAGCCTTATGGCTCGTTTGGTGGGCAAACCATAGAGTCTCTGGGGCGTTTGAACACCCGCATAAGCGAGCGCTTGCGCCACAAAAACCGGGCAGTGAATATCTGGGACTATGAAAGGCTCGTATTAGAAGCTTTTTCGGAGGTATATAAAGCGAAATGCTTGCCCGGTGAGTTGCTCAACGATGGCACACCAGGAGAAGTAAGGCTCATTGTAGTACCCAATATTGGAGGCATTCGCCCTTACGACCCCTTCAAGCCCAAGCTATCGGGCGATGTGTTGCAGGCGATTGAAGGCTACCTCAAACAAAGAATGTCCGCCCCGGCAAACGTGACGGTACGCAACCCAGTATACCACGAGCTAAAAATATTTATGCAGGTGGTATTCTATGAAGAGTATCAGGCAGATAATAAGTATTACCTGGAGATACTGCACCAGGTGTTGCAAGAATACTTGGCGCCCTGGGCGTTCGACACGGGTGCCGACATTGCCCTGGGAGGCAAGCTATACCCCAACTTGATCGTAGATTTTGTAGAACGGCTGGAGTATGTCGACTACATCAACAATTTTAGCATGACCTATAACGACGGCGAACATATATTGCCGGTAACCCCCGAAGAAATGCAAACCGGACTGATAGCCCAACAAGCAGACGTGGTGTGGGTGTCGGCGCGCGAACACCGCTTGTCGGCCATTGGCAACGTGGGCGCTAAGGGTACTGGTGTGGGGTATATGATGGTTTCCAATGACTTTACGGTGGCTTAA